One genomic region from Spirosoma sp. KCTC 42546 encodes:
- a CDS encoding esterase family protein: MQREYHKWFSPNLNRDMELLVFGHAGARVLVFPTRRGRFHEYEDLGLVHALADRIENGWLQLYCVDSVDRESIYNRYASPQDRIRRHSQYEQYILNEVLPLSRLKNPQPFMISHGCSLGAYHALNIALRHPQWFGKVAAFSGRYNLSEPVAEFRGLFDDYYDEEIYFHSPNHFLPNLHDGAILDNIRRMQLVMTIGTEDPFLHSNLNLSEALWAKNVSHELYLWDGRAHQADDWQKMVQLYL, translated from the coding sequence ATGCAACGGGAATATCATAAATGGTTTAGCCCGAATCTGAATCGTGACATGGAGTTGCTTGTGTTTGGTCATGCAGGCGCACGTGTGCTGGTATTTCCTACCCGTCGCGGCCGATTTCATGAATACGAAGATCTGGGCCTCGTTCATGCACTCGCTGACCGAATTGAAAACGGGTGGTTGCAACTGTATTGTGTCGATAGCGTAGACCGAGAAAGCATCTATAACCGGTATGCATCTCCTCAGGACCGGATACGACGGCATAGTCAGTATGAACAGTATATCCTGAACGAAGTGCTGCCCCTTTCCCGGCTGAAAAACCCCCAACCGTTTATGATCTCGCACGGTTGTAGCCTGGGGGCTTATCACGCGTTGAACATCGCCCTTCGGCATCCGCAATGGTTTGGTAAAGTGGCGGCCTTTAGTGGGCGCTATAATTTATCTGAACCCGTAGCCGAATTCCGGGGTTTATTCGACGATTATTATGACGAAGAAATCTACTTTCATAGCCCGAATCATTTCCTGCCAAATCTGCATGATGGTGCTATCCTCGACAACATACGGCGAATGCAACTAGTCATGACAATTGGCACCGAAGACCCTTTTCTTCATAGCAATCTGAATCTAAGCGAAGCGCTCTGGGCCAAAAACGTATCGCACGAGTTGTACCTCTGGGACGGCCGGGCACACCAGGCCGACGATTGGCAGAAAATGGTGCAGTTGTATCTCTAA
- a CDS encoding GDSL-type esterase/lipase family protein has protein sequence MFWYEADIQQLESKLSSLPPASDRVVFYGSSSIRLWTTLAQDFPQINTLNLGFGGSTLAACTWFFERVLVPANPKSIVFYAGDNDLGDGRHPEEVYLFFCTFAKKLSTILPGIPLSFLSIKISPARWGIVDQIRFANTLILREIEKYADYQFVDMASPLLGSDGKPRREFFEPDGLHLSPAGYRMWKQVVQKQARIF, from the coding sequence ATGTTCTGGTACGAAGCCGATATTCAACAATTAGAAAGTAAACTGAGTAGCTTGCCACCCGCTTCGGATCGGGTCGTTTTTTATGGCAGCTCATCCATTCGGCTCTGGACAACGCTGGCACAGGATTTTCCACAAATCAATACACTCAACTTAGGTTTTGGAGGCTCTACGCTGGCTGCTTGCACATGGTTTTTCGAACGGGTACTTGTTCCGGCAAATCCTAAGTCTATCGTGTTTTACGCGGGTGATAACGATCTCGGCGATGGGAGACACCCTGAAGAAGTATATCTATTTTTCTGCACCTTCGCTAAAAAACTCAGTACTATCCTACCGGGTATACCTCTGTCTTTTTTGTCGATAAAAATTAGCCCTGCCCGCTGGGGCATTGTGGATCAGATCCGATTTGCAAATACATTGATCCTCAGAGAAATCGAAAAATACGCTGATTACCAGTTTGTTGATATGGCATCCCCGTTGCTAGGATCCGATGGGAAGCCTCGCAGAGAGTTTTTTGAGCCTGATGGATTGCATCTAAGTCCGGCGGGTTACCGAATGTGGAAACAAGTGGTACAGAAGCAGGCCCGAATTTTTTAA
- the metX gene encoding homoserine O-acetyltransferase has protein sequence MNLQYYDYKYSFALESGESLPGFRLAYTTRGTLNEDRSNVVWVCHALTGNADVGDWWGGMVGAGKYFDPEAKSGVGQFIVCANVLGSCYGSTGPLSVNPIGGKPYHHDFPAITIRDIVNALDLLRQELGIEKIHTCIGGSVGGEQALEWAILQPNLIENLIVIAASAVASPWCIAFNEAQRMAIEADPTWRENRDDAGLAGMKAARAMAMISYRNYDTYGFTQALDNNEQLDGYKSASYQRYQGEKLVERFNAFTYWTLSKVMDSHNVGRNRGSILNALGQIKAHTLVVGIRSDLLFPPIEQQFLARHIPDAAYEEIDSLYGHDGFLIEFRPLANMIRKWTAGLAVSESKKLVEAAKK, from the coding sequence TTGAATCTCCAGTATTACGATTATAAGTATTCGTTCGCGCTCGAATCGGGCGAAAGCTTGCCGGGTTTTCGGCTGGCTTATACCACACGCGGTACACTCAACGAAGATCGGTCGAACGTTGTATGGGTATGTCATGCACTGACCGGTAATGCCGATGTGGGCGATTGGTGGGGAGGCATGGTTGGTGCGGGAAAGTATTTTGACCCCGAAGCCAAGTCCGGTGTGGGGCAGTTTATTGTATGCGCCAATGTACTTGGCTCATGCTACGGTTCTACAGGACCGCTTTCCGTCAATCCCATAGGCGGAAAGCCTTATCACCACGATTTCCCCGCTATCACGATTCGTGATATAGTTAATGCCCTCGACTTACTTCGACAGGAGTTGGGCATCGAAAAAATCCATACCTGTATTGGCGGCTCAGTAGGTGGGGAGCAGGCACTGGAATGGGCTATTCTACAGCCTAATTTAATTGAAAACCTAATCGTTATTGCAGCCAGCGCCGTGGCCTCTCCGTGGTGTATTGCTTTCAATGAAGCACAGCGGATGGCTATTGAAGCCGACCCAACCTGGCGAGAAAACCGTGATGATGCGGGTCTGGCTGGTATGAAAGCGGCTCGTGCTATGGCTATGATTTCGTATCGAAATTACGATACGTATGGCTTTACACAGGCTCTGGATAATAATGAGCAACTGGATGGGTATAAGTCAGCGAGTTATCAACGTTATCAGGGTGAGAAACTGGTCGAACGGTTTAATGCCTTTACCTACTGGACGCTCTCGAAGGTCATGGATTCTCATAATGTTGGGCGTAATCGGGGCAGTATCCTCAACGCGCTTGGCCAGATTAAGGCGCATACACTAGTTGTCGGTATTCGCTCTGATTTGCTGTTCCCCCCAATTGAGCAGCAATTTCTGGCACGTCATATTCCTGATGCAGCCTACGAAGAAATTGATTCACTGTATGGTCATGATGGATTTTTGATCGAATTTCGTCCTCTGGCTAATATGATTCGGAAGTGGACGGCCGGGTTAGCTGTATCTGAATCGAAAAAACTAGTTGAAGCTGCTAAAAAGTAA